In the Piscinibacter sp. XHJ-5 genome, one interval contains:
- a CDS encoding pilus assembly protein PilM: MIGLDISSSSVKLVELSQDASGEYVLERFAAESFEKGWIQDGQIEKFDEVADAVKRVVSKSGTKTKNVVMAMPQSAVITKKIMLPAGLREEELELQVESEANQYIPFSLDEVSLDFCVVGPSPTSVGDIEVLIAASRKDRVQDRQGLAEAAGLKPVVLDIESHASRLAMSRVVATLPNEGRDALVALFEIGADTTSLKVLRDDEMLYDRDQAFGGSQLTQLISRQYGFSFEEAEQKKLAADLPDDYEASILTPFVDSLSQEIGRALQYFFTSTPHHKVHYVMLAGGTATLPGLKDRVTELTGFASMVVNPFDNMKLGSAVRESKLRREAPSYLTACGLAMRRFLQ, from the coding sequence ATGATCGGCTTGGATATCAGCTCCTCCAGCGTCAAATTGGTTGAGCTCTCGCAAGACGCTTCCGGCGAATATGTGCTGGAGCGCTTTGCAGCCGAGAGTTTCGAAAAAGGCTGGATTCAGGACGGCCAGATCGAAAAGTTCGACGAGGTCGCCGACGCAGTCAAGCGCGTCGTCAGCAAGAGCGGCACCAAGACCAAGAACGTCGTGATGGCGATGCCGCAATCGGCGGTCATCACGAAGAAGATCATGCTGCCGGCCGGCCTTCGCGAAGAGGAGCTCGAGCTGCAGGTCGAGTCCGAGGCCAACCAGTACATCCCCTTCTCGCTCGACGAAGTCAGTCTTGACTTCTGCGTCGTCGGACCGAGCCCCACATCGGTCGGCGACATCGAGGTGCTGATCGCCGCATCGCGCAAGGACCGTGTCCAGGACCGTCAGGGCCTCGCCGAAGCGGCCGGGCTGAAGCCGGTGGTGCTCGACATCGAGTCGCACGCTTCGCGCCTGGCAATGAGCCGCGTGGTCGCCACGCTGCCCAACGAGGGTCGCGACGCGCTGGTCGCGCTGTTCGAGATCGGTGCCGACACGACCAGTCTCAAGGTGCTGCGCGACGACGAGATGCTGTACGACCGCGATCAGGCGTTCGGCGGGTCGCAGCTCACCCAGCTCATCTCCCGACAGTACGGCTTCTCGTTCGAGGAAGCCGAGCAGAAGAAACTCGCCGCCGACCTGCCGGACGACTACGAGGCCTCGATCCTCACGCCGTTCGTCGACAGCCTCTCGCAGGAAATCGGACGTGCGTTGCAGTATTTCTTCACCAGCACGCCGCACCACAAGGTGCACTACGTGATGCTGGCCGGCGGCACGGCCACGCTGCCGGGGCTCAAGGACCGGGTGACCGAGCTGACGGGCTTTGCGTCGATGGTCGTCAATCCGTTCGACAACATGAAGCTGGGAAGCGCCGTGCGCGAGTCCAAGCTTCGTCGCGAAGCGCCGTCCTACCTGACGGCATGCGGCCTCGCGATGCGGAGATTCCTGCAGTGA
- a CDS encoding PilN domain-containing protein, giving the protein MILINLLPHREERRKRRKAAYFAGLGLAAVAGLAIVGAWYLVLQQMTAAQQERNAFLNGEIKKLEVQIKDIATLRAEIESLKARQKAVEDLQIDRNVPVHILNELVKQTPEGIYFTSVRQDAQNLNVSGVAQTNERVSEFLRNTANNSEWLVKPELVEIKAATVQTASREQKRLFDFSVRLAVKRPQDKNAAEAAAAGRPASAPAAGAAASATVAKKA; this is encoded by the coding sequence GTGATCCTCATCAACCTGCTCCCGCATCGGGAGGAGCGGCGCAAGCGCCGCAAGGCCGCCTACTTCGCTGGCTTGGGACTGGCCGCGGTGGCCGGCCTGGCCATCGTGGGCGCCTGGTACCTGGTCCTGCAGCAGATGACGGCCGCCCAGCAGGAGCGCAACGCGTTCCTCAACGGCGAGATCAAGAAGCTCGAGGTGCAGATCAAGGACATCGCCACGCTGCGCGCCGAGATCGAGTCGTTGAAGGCACGGCAGAAGGCCGTGGAAGATCTGCAGATCGACCGCAACGTGCCGGTGCACATCCTCAACGAACTCGTGAAGCAGACCCCCGAGGGGATCTACTTCACCTCGGTCAGGCAAGACGCCCAGAACCTCAACGTCAGCGGCGTGGCGCAGACCAACGAGCGCGTGTCCGAATTCCTTCGCAACACGGCCAACAATTCTGAATGGCTCGTCAAGCCCGAGCTGGTCGAAATCAAGGCCGCGACGGTGCAGACCGCGAGTCGCGAGCAGAAGCGGCTGTTCGACTTCTCGGTCCGGCTGGCGGTCAAGCGGCCTCAGGACAAGAACGCCGCCGAGGCGGCGGCCGCGGGTCGCCCGGCGAGCGCGCCCGCTGCGGGCGCCGCCGCCAGCGCGACCGTCGCGAAGAAAGCGTGA
- a CDS encoding penicillin-binding protein 1A, producing MSSPEHEADRPFRPPSSRRPSSPMPPWARWLSRLALWLVGLVAAAALSVLMVAAIALSVAYPNLPEIASLTDYRPKLPMRIFSADGVLIGEFGEERRSFVPIAEIPKVMQQAVLAIEDARFYEHSGVDYKGVVRAAFAQFSEARSQGASTITMQVARNFYLSTEKTFTRKIYEILLALKIESQLTKPQILEVYMNQIYLGQRAYGFASASEIYFGKPLKEITIAEAAMLAGLPKAPSAYNPIANPKRATVRQLYIIDRMLDNGFITSQQHEAARAQPLRYRTPTDVPVHAEYVAEAARQLIFTQYGDEAYTRGLNVYLTIDSGEQMVAYRALRKGIMDYERRQVYRGPEAYIDLPANPRELDARIAEALVDHPDNDEIKAAVALEAGPKKVVAVLQSGESITITGDGLKPATSGLSEKANPKTAIRRGAVIRLVKGGPKNDTWFITQLPEVEGAFVAMDPRTGAVHAMVGGFDYAKNKFNHVTQAWRQPGSSFKPFIYSAALEKGFTPATVVNDAPLFFDAGTTGSQPWEPKNYDGKFEGPMSLRTALKKSKNMVSIRILKSIGPPYAQEWATRFGFEAEKHPAYLTMALGAGSVTPLQMASAYSVFANGGYRVNPFLVSRLTDSKGRVLTEPKPSALDESMRTIEARNAFVMTSLMQEVTRSGTAAGTQDKLKRTDVYGKTGTTNDSMDAWFAGYQSHLVAVVWIGYDTPRKLGDRETGGGLSLPIWVDYMRYALKSIPPSEMSAPDGVVNLNGEWYYEEYTHGSGISSVGLEDKLPTTPTEEERKSILDLFKR from the coding sequence ATGAGCTCACCCGAGCACGAGGCCGATCGGCCGTTTCGACCGCCCTCCTCCCGCCGCCCGTCTTCGCCGATGCCGCCCTGGGCCCGATGGCTGTCCCGCCTCGCGCTGTGGCTCGTCGGGCTGGTCGCCGCTGCGGCGTTGTCGGTGCTGATGGTCGCGGCGATCGCGCTGTCGGTCGCGTATCCGAACCTCCCCGAGATCGCGAGCCTCACCGATTACCGGCCCAAGCTGCCGATGCGCATCTTTTCCGCGGACGGCGTGTTGATCGGCGAGTTCGGCGAGGAGCGGCGCAGCTTCGTGCCCATCGCCGAGATTCCCAAGGTGATGCAGCAGGCAGTGCTGGCCATCGAGGATGCGCGCTTCTACGAGCACAGCGGCGTCGACTACAAGGGCGTGGTTCGCGCCGCGTTCGCGCAGTTCAGCGAAGCACGCAGCCAGGGCGCATCCACCATCACGATGCAGGTGGCGCGCAACTTCTATCTCTCCACCGAGAAAACCTTCACCCGCAAGATCTACGAGATCCTGCTGGCGCTCAAGATCGAGAGCCAGCTCACGAAGCCGCAGATCCTCGAGGTCTACATGAACCAGATCTATCTGGGTCAGCGCGCCTACGGCTTCGCCTCCGCCAGCGAAATCTATTTCGGCAAGCCACTGAAGGAAATCACGATCGCCGAGGCCGCGATGCTCGCGGGCTTGCCGAAAGCGCCGTCGGCGTACAACCCGATCGCCAACCCCAAGCGCGCCACCGTGCGCCAGCTCTACATCATCGACCGCATGCTGGACAACGGCTTCATCACGTCGCAGCAGCATGAAGCGGCACGCGCCCAGCCATTGCGCTATCGCACCCCGACCGACGTGCCGGTGCACGCGGAATACGTGGCGGAGGCGGCACGCCAGCTCATCTTCACGCAGTACGGCGACGAGGCCTACACACGCGGCCTCAACGTCTACCTGACGATCGACTCCGGCGAGCAGATGGTCGCGTACCGCGCGCTGCGCAAGGGCATCATGGACTACGAGCGCCGCCAGGTGTATCGCGGTCCGGAGGCCTACATCGACCTGCCGGCCAACCCGCGCGAGCTCGATGCGCGGATCGCCGAGGCACTGGTCGACCATCCCGACAACGACGAGATCAAGGCCGCCGTCGCGCTGGAGGCCGGACCGAAGAAGGTCGTCGCGGTGCTGCAAAGCGGCGAGTCCATCACCATCACCGGCGACGGCCTGAAGCCTGCAACCTCCGGGCTGTCCGAGAAGGCGAATCCGAAGACCGCCATCCGGCGCGGCGCGGTGATCCGGCTGGTCAAGGGCGGCCCGAAGAACGACACCTGGTTCATCACGCAACTCCCGGAGGTCGAAGGGGCGTTCGTCGCGATGGACCCTCGCACGGGTGCCGTGCACGCGATGGTCGGCGGGTTCGACTACGCGAAGAACAAGTTCAACCACGTGACCCAGGCCTGGCGCCAGCCCGGGTCGAGTTTCAAGCCGTTCATCTATTCGGCGGCGCTGGAAAAGGGATTCACGCCCGCGACGGTGGTCAACGATGCGCCGCTGTTCTTCGACGCGGGCACCACGGGCAGCCAGCCGTGGGAGCCGAAGAACTACGACGGCAAGTTCGAGGGACCGATGTCTCTGCGGACCGCGCTGAAGAAGTCGAAGAACATGGTGTCGATCCGCATCCTGAAGTCGATCGGCCCGCCGTATGCGCAGGAATGGGCGACGCGCTTCGGCTTCGAGGCGGAGAAGCATCCCGCCTACCTGACGATGGCGCTGGGCGCCGGCTCGGTCACGCCGCTGCAGATGGCCTCGGCCTACTCGGTCTTTGCCAATGGCGGCTATCGCGTCAATCCATTCCTGGTCAGCCGGCTTACCGACAGCAAGGGCCGCGTCCTGACCGAACCCAAGCCCTCGGCGCTCGACGAATCCATGCGCACCATCGAAGCGCGCAACGCCTTCGTGATGACCAGCCTGATGCAGGAGGTGACTCGGTCGGGCACCGCAGCGGGCACGCAGGACAAGCTCAAGCGCACCGACGTGTACGGCAAGACCGGCACGACCAACGACTCGATGGACGCCTGGTTCGCCGGCTACCAGTCGCATCTGGTGGCGGTGGTCTGGATCGGCTATGACACGCCGCGCAAGCTCGGCGATCGTGAAACCGGCGGCGGCCTGTCGTTGCCGATCTGGGTGGACTACATGCGCTACGCGCTCAAGAGCATCCCGCCGAGCGAGATGTCAGCGCCCGACGGCGTGGTCAACCTCAACGGCGAGTGGTACTACGAGGAGTACACGCACGGCAGCGGCATCAGCAGTGTCGGGCTGGAGGACAAGCTGCCGACCACGCCCACCGAGGAAGAGCGCAAGAGCATCCTCGACCTGTTCAAGCGGTGA
- a CDS encoding pilus assembly protein PilP, which translates to MAAGLVLLTTLAACTGEQQELQEWMDQQKREVKPSVQPLSPPKKFDPQPYLALTGVDPFSTQKLTVALKHEARQPNSMLAAEINRRKEPLEAYPLDSMSMVGSVIKQGRQYALLKVDNLLYQVKVGDYLGQNYGKITKISETDISLREIVQDAAGEWIERSGSLQLQEKSR; encoded by the coding sequence ATGGCCGCCGGCCTCGTGCTACTGACGACGCTGGCCGCGTGCACGGGCGAGCAGCAGGAGCTGCAGGAATGGATGGATCAGCAAAAGCGCGAGGTCAAGCCCAGCGTGCAGCCGCTGTCTCCGCCGAAGAAATTCGATCCGCAGCCGTACCTGGCCCTGACCGGGGTGGACCCGTTCAGCACTCAAAAGCTCACCGTGGCCCTCAAGCATGAGGCGCGACAGCCGAATTCCATGCTGGCGGCCGAGATCAACCGGCGCAAGGAGCCGCTCGAGGCCTATCCCCTGGACAGCATGTCGATGGTGGGCAGCGTGATCAAGCAAGGTCGCCAGTACGCGCTGCTCAAGGTGGACAACCTGCTGTACCAGGTGAAGGTGGGTGACTACCTCGGGCAGAACTACGGAAAGATCACCAAGATTTCCGAGACCGACATTTCCCTGAGAGAGATCGTTCAGGATGCAGCGGGCGAATGGATCGAGCGCAGCGGCTCGCTCCAGCTCCAGGAGAAATCACGATGA
- a CDS encoding type IV pilus secretin PilQ has product MLAIAVFFGIANPVWAQNAIQSINSSQQAGNEVVRIELSQPLTAPPAGFAVQTPPRVAIDLPGVANALGKSSVEINQGNLRSVNVAQSGDRTRLVINLKQPSNYTTQLQGKVLLVVLETPTVAGAPATTGDPVHFAESLNRTPLAIRDIDFRRGPEGAGRVVVDLPSNQVGVDIKQQGQSLVVEFLRSTLPDNLRRRLDVTDFGTPVQTVSAVQSGDRVRLTIDPRGAWEHSAYQSDNQFVLEVRPQKIDPNKLTQGPGYSGEKLSLNFQNIEVRALLQVIADFTNFNVVTSDTVTGNVTLRLKDVPWDQALDIILQAKGLGLRKSGNVIWIAPKDELAAKEKVDLESRQQIAALEPVRTQSFQLNYTKAEEVAKGLIGQTSGGGSGATNNPSRILSPRGSVIFESRTNQLFVTDIPSKLEEVQAMIGKIDIPVRQVLIEARIVIADDKFGRSLGVKLGAADLRGVRGGVPGYSLGGDTRATIGGNMNAVGAQTLQTDVSGVPFNDTQFINLPANNLGTSLNPATFALSLFGATSNRFLNLEISALEADGKGKVVSSPRVITADQVKALIEQGEELPYQTATSSGATALQFRKANLKLEVTPQITPEGNVILDVDVNKDSVGRNTIAGFAIDTKHVRTQVLVENGGTVVIGGIFEQTDREDITKVPVLGDVPYLGNLFKTKTRTSNKTELLIFITPKVVSDRTAVR; this is encoded by the coding sequence ATGCTCGCGATCGCGGTGTTTTTCGGCATCGCGAATCCGGTGTGGGCGCAAAACGCCATCCAGTCGATCAACAGCAGCCAGCAGGCCGGCAATGAGGTGGTGCGCATCGAGCTGTCGCAGCCGCTCACCGCCCCGCCCGCCGGCTTCGCCGTGCAAACCCCGCCGCGCGTCGCGATCGACCTGCCCGGCGTCGCCAATGCGCTCGGCAAGTCGAGCGTCGAGATCAACCAGGGCAATCTGCGTTCGGTGAATGTCGCGCAATCGGGCGACCGCACCCGCCTGGTGATCAACCTCAAGCAGCCGTCGAACTACACGACCCAGCTTCAAGGCAAGGTGCTGCTGGTGGTGCTCGAGACTCCCACCGTGGCCGGCGCGCCCGCCACCACCGGCGATCCGGTCCACTTCGCGGAAAGCCTGAACCGCACGCCGCTGGCCATCCGCGACATCGATTTTCGCCGCGGGCCCGAGGGCGCGGGCCGCGTGGTCGTCGACCTGCCGAGCAATCAGGTCGGCGTCGACATCAAGCAGCAGGGCCAGAGCCTGGTCGTCGAGTTCCTGCGGTCCACACTGCCCGACAACCTGCGACGCCGGCTCGACGTGACCGATTTCGGCACGCCGGTGCAGACGGTGTCCGCCGTGCAGAGCGGCGACAGGGTCCGCCTGACCATCGATCCGCGCGGCGCATGGGAGCACAGCGCGTATCAAAGCGACAACCAGTTCGTGCTCGAGGTGCGTCCGCAGAAGATCGATCCGAACAAGCTGACCCAAGGGCCGGGCTATTCGGGCGAGAAGCTGTCGCTGAACTTCCAGAACATCGAAGTGCGCGCGCTGCTGCAGGTGATCGCCGACTTCACCAACTTCAACGTCGTGACCAGCGACACGGTCACCGGCAACGTGACGCTGCGGCTGAAAGACGTGCCGTGGGACCAGGCGCTCGACATCATCCTGCAGGCCAAGGGCCTCGGGCTGCGCAAGTCGGGCAACGTGATCTGGATTGCGCCGAAGGACGAGCTCGCCGCGAAGGAAAAGGTCGACCTCGAATCCAGGCAGCAGATCGCCGCTCTCGAGCCCGTTCGCACGCAGTCTTTCCAGCTGAACTACACCAAGGCCGAAGAAGTCGCGAAGGGACTCATCGGCCAGACGAGTGGCGGCGGCAGCGGTGCGACCAATAATCCGAGCCGCATCCTGTCGCCGCGCGGAAGCGTCATCTTCGAGTCGCGGACCAATCAGCTCTTCGTGACGGACATACCGTCCAAGCTGGAAGAAGTGCAGGCGATGATCGGCAAGATCGACATTCCTGTGCGCCAGGTCCTGATCGAGGCCCGCATCGTGATCGCCGACGACAAGTTCGGCCGTTCGCTGGGGGTGAAGCTCGGTGCTGCCGATCTGCGCGGTGTGCGCGGCGGCGTGCCGGGCTACAGCCTGGGCGGCGACACGCGCGCCACCATCGGCGGCAACATGAACGCTGTCGGCGCCCAGACGCTGCAGACCGACGTGAGCGGCGTGCCGTTCAATGACACGCAGTTCATCAACCTGCCGGCGAACAACCTGGGCACCAGCCTCAACCCGGCCACATTCGCGCTGTCTCTGTTCGGGGCTACGTCCAATCGCTTCCTGAACCTCGAGATCTCGGCGCTGGAAGCCGACGGCAAGGGCAAGGTCGTGTCGAGCCCGCGCGTGATCACGGCCGACCAGGTGAAGGCGTTGATCGAGCAGGGCGAGGAATTGCCCTACCAGACCGCCACGTCCAGTGGCGCCACCGCGTTGCAGTTCCGCAAGGCGAACCTGAAGCTCGAAGTCACGCCGCAGATCACCCCCGAGGGCAACGTGATCCTGGATGTCGACGTGAACAAGGACAGCGTCGGCCGCAATACCATCGCCGGTTTCGCCATCGATACCAAGCACGTGAGGACGCAGGTCCTGGTCGAGAATGGCGGCACTGTCGTGATCGGCGGCATCTTCGAGCAGACCGATCGCGAGGACATCACCAAGGTGCCGGTGCTCGGCGACGTGCCCTACCTGGGCAATCTGTTCAAGACCAAGACGCGGACATCCAACAAGACCGAGTTGCTGATCTTCATCACGCCCAAGGTCGTGAGCGATCGCACCGCGGTTCGTTGA
- a CDS encoding Ig-like domain-containing protein, with amino-acid sequence MKSMNWCGALAVCLAVAACGGGGGDSGTDPFGTGAGTGTGGTGTGGTGTDTGTDTGTPSTPTTPGGGISNVSTGVPNQRFMSMSVEKWALNWGMDGDTTKVTIRVADSAGNPVPEGTRVQFSTSGGQIVTSCALSGVAEGTATISACSVDFATQDFRPLSGRVSILAWLEGEEAYKDLNGNGAYDVGEPFADAGRLFRDDNGDKTFTDQVDELNVGATLASTPGIGSSACVVDPAVPVNDAPLSVPATCDGAWGRTFVRAAAYLPVSDPRYLNASVLGDTVRVWTKFGTDEVAAPSGTTLTVKTFPTGCTVSISPSSVPNAAVDPTLHTISSTGATCTGGSVGIEVKFNEFSKLLTATLP; translated from the coding sequence ATGAAAAGCATGAACTGGTGTGGCGCGCTGGCCGTCTGCCTGGCCGTCGCGGCGTGTGGCGGAGGCGGCGGCGACAGTGGAACCGATCCGTTCGGCACGGGCGCGGGCACGGGTACCGGAGGGACGGGCACCGGCGGAACGGGCACCGACACCGGCACCGACACGGGCACGCCCTCGACCCCCACGACGCCCGGTGGCGGCATCTCGAACGTCAGCACGGGCGTTCCCAACCAGCGCTTCATGTCCATGTCCGTGGAGAAATGGGCCCTGAACTGGGGAATGGACGGAGACACCACCAAGGTGACGATCCGGGTGGCAGACAGCGCCGGCAATCCGGTGCCGGAAGGCACGCGTGTCCAGTTCTCGACCAGTGGTGGCCAGATCGTGACGTCGTGCGCCCTCAGCGGCGTGGCCGAGGGCACCGCCACGATCTCCGCTTGCAGTGTCGACTTCGCAACCCAGGACTTCCGCCCTCTCAGCGGACGCGTGAGCATCCTCGCGTGGCTCGAGGGTGAAGAAGCCTACAAGGACCTGAACGGCAATGGTGCCTATGACGTCGGCGAGCCGTTTGCCGATGCCGGTCGTCTCTTCCGCGATGACAACGGGGACAAGACCTTCACCGACCAGGTGGACGAGCTGAACGTGGGAGCCACGCTGGCCAGCACGCCGGGCATCGGCTCGTCGGCTTGCGTGGTCGATCCGGCAGTTCCCGTGAACGATGCCCCGCTGTCCGTGCCTGCCACCTGCGACGGCGCGTGGGGCCGCACCTTCGTGCGAGCGGCCGCATACCTGCCCGTTTCCGATCCGCGATACCTGAACGCCTCGGTCCTCGGCGACACGGTCCGCGTCTGGACCAAGTTCGGCACCGACGAGGTCGCCGCGCCGTCGGGAACGACGCTCACCGTGAAGACCTTCCCGACGGGGTGCACGGTATCGATCTCACCGAGTTCGGTCCCGAACGCCGCGGTGGACCCGACGCTGCACACCATCTCCAGCACAGGGGCGACCTGCACGGGCGGATCTGTCGGCATCGAAGTGAAGTTCAACGAATTTTCGAAGCTGCTCACCGCCACGCTCCCGTGA
- the aroB gene encoding 3-dehydroquinate synthase, translating to MTATPVPDTVRIALGPRSYDVLIGRELLGRTASYSELPAGADAVIVTNTTVGPLYAPALLEALSPLYRRVLRVDLPDGEEHKDWPALNRIFDALLAAGCDRKTVLFALGGGVIGDMTGFAAACYMRGVPFVQVPTTLLAQVDSSVGGKTAINHPLGKNMIGAFHQPVRVIADLDVLASLPQREIAAGLAEIIKYGPIADAAFLDWLDDHLSGLVERDASAMAHAIRRSCEIKAQVVAADERESGLRAILNFGHTFGHAIEAGLGYGQWLHGEAVGCGMVMAAELSRRLGFIDGAYAARLGDIVRRAGLPVRGPALGADRYLELMRLDKKAEAGEIRFVVIEAPGRASVRAASDALVREVIAACTG from the coding sequence ATGACCGCAACGCCCGTTCCCGACACCGTTCGTATCGCCCTCGGCCCGCGCAGCTACGACGTGCTCATCGGGCGCGAACTGCTCGGTCGCACTGCCTCGTACAGCGAACTGCCGGCAGGCGCCGACGCCGTCATCGTCACCAACACGACGGTCGGCCCGCTATATGCCCCGGCGCTGCTGGAGGCGCTTTCGCCGCTGTACCGGCGCGTGCTTCGCGTCGATCTTCCCGACGGCGAGGAGCACAAGGACTGGCCTGCGCTCAACCGCATCTTCGACGCGCTGCTCGCTGCCGGGTGCGATCGCAAGACGGTGCTGTTCGCACTGGGCGGCGGGGTGATCGGCGACATGACGGGCTTCGCCGCGGCGTGCTACATGCGGGGCGTTCCGTTCGTCCAGGTGCCGACCACCCTGCTGGCGCAGGTCGATTCGTCGGTGGGAGGCAAGACGGCGATCAACCATCCGCTCGGCAAGAACATGATCGGCGCGTTCCACCAACCCGTGCGCGTGATCGCCGATCTCGACGTGCTGGCCAGCCTGCCGCAGCGCGAGATCGCGGCCGGACTCGCCGAGATCATCAAGTACGGCCCGATCGCCGACGCGGCCTTTCTCGATTGGCTGGATGACCATCTGTCCGGCCTGGTGGAGCGAGATGCATCCGCGATGGCGCATGCCATCAGGCGCTCCTGCGAAATCAAGGCGCAGGTCGTCGCCGCTGACGAACGCGAATCGGGCCTGCGCGCCATCCTCAACTTCGGCCACACCTTCGGCCATGCGATCGAGGCCGGGCTCGGGTACGGCCAGTGGCTGCATGGCGAAGCGGTGGGCTGCGGCATGGTGATGGCGGCCGAGCTGTCGCGAAGGCTGGGCTTCATCGATGGTGCGTACGCGGCTCGCCTGGGCGACATCGTCCGCCGCGCCGGATTGCCCGTGCGCGGTCCGGCGCTCGGGGCCGATCGCTACCTGGAGCTGATGCGCCTGGACAAGAAGGCCGAGGCCGGCGAGATCCGCTTCGTGGTCATCGAGGCGCCGGGACGGGCATCGGTGCGCGCGGCGTCCGACGCGCTGGTGCGCGAGGTCATCGCTGCCTGCACGGGCTGA
- a CDS encoding shikimate kinase — translation MALVGMPGGGKSTVGRHLARRLDLTFADADAIIEKRIGQSIRSYFEREGEQRFRDIEQQVIDELTSGPRGVLATGGGVVLREANRRCLRERCTVVYLHSTAEELARRLRHDTARPLLQVADPLGKLRSLHAERDPLYRSTAHFVVETGRPSVPTLVNMILMQLELAGVVDPAKVPSSVGDRTQGRA, via the coding sequence ATTGCGTTGGTGGGGATGCCGGGCGGTGGCAAGTCCACCGTCGGGCGGCACCTCGCGAGACGGCTGGACCTGACGTTCGCCGACGCCGACGCCATCATCGAGAAGCGGATCGGTCAATCGATCCGCAGCTATTTCGAGCGCGAGGGCGAGCAGCGCTTTCGCGACATCGAGCAGCAGGTGATCGACGAGCTGACCTCCGGCCCCCGCGGGGTGCTGGCCACCGGCGGAGGCGTGGTGCTGCGCGAAGCCAACCGGCGCTGCCTGCGTGAGCGGTGCACGGTGGTCTACCTGCACTCCACTGCGGAGGAACTCGCCCGGCGCCTGCGGCACGACACGGCGCGGCCGCTGCTGCAGGTCGCCGATCCGCTGGGCAAGCTGCGCTCGCTGCATGCCGAGCGTGATCCGCTGTACCGAAGCACGGCCCACTTCGTCGTCGAGACGGGGCGGCCTTCCGTGCCCACCCTGGTCAACATGATCCTGATGCAGCTGGAGCTGGCCGGCGTGGTCGATCCGGCGAAGGTGCCGTCCAGCGTGGGCGATCGGACGCAAGGGCGCGCTTAG
- a CDS encoding type 4a pilus biogenesis protein PilO: MATKKSMNVDLNSVFESAAAQFRGLNPNEPGQWPMLPKLGTWSILALAVVVVGWFMLLSTANDELESERAKEPSLKADYRNKLAQAVNLGELRKQKLQVEEYVTQLEKQLPGKAEMDALLSDINTAGLGRGLQFELFRPGQFVVKDYYVELPIAIKVSGRFHDIGSFTADVANLSRIVTLHNMNIIASKEPAGMLSMEATARTYRYLDAAEVEQNKKTAAEKAKKSGAAK; this comes from the coding sequence ATGGCAACCAAGAAGTCGATGAACGTCGATCTCAACTCGGTCTTCGAGAGCGCAGCTGCGCAGTTTCGAGGGCTCAATCCGAATGAGCCCGGCCAGTGGCCGATGCTGCCGAAGTTGGGCACCTGGTCCATCCTGGCGCTCGCCGTCGTGGTCGTGGGCTGGTTCATGTTGCTGTCCACCGCGAACGACGAGCTGGAGAGCGAGCGCGCCAAGGAACCCAGTCTCAAGGCCGACTATCGCAACAAGCTGGCCCAGGCGGTGAACCTCGGCGAGCTGCGCAAGCAGAAGCTGCAGGTCGAGGAGTACGTGACGCAGCTCGAGAAGCAGCTTCCCGGCAAGGCCGAGATGGATGCGCTGCTGTCGGACATCAACACGGCCGGCCTGGGGCGCGGCCTCCAGTTCGAGCTGTTCCGCCCGGGCCAGTTCGTCGTCAAGGACTACTACGTCGAGCTGCCCATCGCCATCAAGGTGTCGGGCCGATTCCACGATATCGGATCGTTCACCGCCGACGTGGCGAACCTGTCGCGCATCGTCACCCTGCACAACATGAACATCATCGCCAGCAAGGAGCCTGCCGGCATGCTGTCGATGGAAGCCACGGCACGAACCTACCGCTACCTCGACGCGGCCGAGGTCGAGCAGAACAAGAAGACCGCTGCCGAAAAGGCGAAGAAGTCGGGAGCCGCCAAGTGA